The genomic region ACTGATGAGGCTGCTATGAACTTCCATTTATAAGCTGCTGTATGAAAATAGGTATTCAGTGTGATTGTGGATTGTATGATAAGTCCATTTTagggtgtttttgtgtgtgtgttatgctCTCTATTTATCTATTTGATACTAGGATAACACATTATAACTATAGGAGGTGACTGATGTGTTAACTAACATTACTGTGATCGTTTCACCAGTATAATATAgataatcattatgttgtatattaCATTGTTACACCTTAAACTTTCACAATGTTATTTGTCAGTTATCTCTCTATAAAGCTAGGagtgaaaagaaaatttgaactatattggacaaaaataaaatataaactggaAATTATTCCTCTCCCAACAATTTCACTCTCCAGAGGCAAACGCCTTTATAGTTTGTTGTTTATTTCAGGCTTTTTCCCCCCTGAATCTGTTTTATATAGCCATACACCTTCACAGAGTTAGCTTTATTTTTACACAAACAGGATTCCATGGTGATTTTTGCATTTTGTCTTTCTCATTGGGCAATATATttccagcatcttttccaaattAATGCACAAACATTGACCTCACTTTAATGGCTCCTTATTGTTCCATAGTGTAACTATCCCAGAGTTTTGTTCTACCTCCTGGATGGACATTTAACCTGTTTCTTTTGGGAAGAGGGGCTGATGTTACAGTGAATACCCTTATACATGTATTTCTGTGGTCATATTGTTTTCAGAGAGAGACTGATCTCTTCTGTCTGTCTGGACTTTGTGTTGATGTATGAACTAAgatctgcatttatttttgtttattttctgcatAGCCACCTGGCATAACACCATTTCCCGAGTGTCCTTCCCCTTTTCCTCAATGTACGCACTCCGTTTATCCCATATGACGTTCTTACACACACCAGGATTTCCTCCTGGGCTGTCTGTGCCATTTGTGTTTCTGATTGTCTTCAGTGGGTCAGAGattggggagctggggaggcagctCCGCCATGTGTGTGGACAAGACCCTGGCTGGTGGGGTGACCCTGACTTGGGTCACAGCCTGGCTGTCTAACGTGATGCTTCTTTGTCCCCAGTACCTGTTCCTGACCTTCCCAAGGATCGTCTTCCTGGTGGGCTTTGTCGTGGTGCTGAGCTTCCTCCTGGGGGGCTATCTGTGCTTCTGTCTGTACCTGGCCGCCACCAACCAGACCACTAACGAGTGGTACAAAGGCAACCGAGCCTGGTGCCAGCACTGTCCCCACGTGGCCAGGCCCCCAGCAGCGGAGCCCCAGGCCTACCGGAACATCCACTCGCATGGGCTTTGGAGCaaccttcaggagatctttctaCCTGCTACTGCATGTtatgagagaaaggagaaataggGCTGGGAAGAGTGCTGCTGCCTTTCAAATACAGTTACATTTATTTATACACATGGGTACGTTGTAAGCGTTggtctatttgtttttctggtttctgCTGTGTTTATGAGTTGGCTTTCAGTGGCTAAGGAGAGGAGGGGAAATTAGTATTTGCTGGGTGTCTAATCCTTGCCAGGTACCCTGCTAATAAACCTTTTTATCGTCTGTTCAGTCAGCTGGCTGAACAGAGCATCTCTGAAATCCTGGTGCCAAGGGACTCAAAGGTGACTTCTCAGAGGTTCCTCTTGACCTTGGTCTCAGGCTGGGCACCTAGATGGGAGGGGCCTTATGGCTGTGTCCACCGATGTGCAGGAGGGTCCCTGTAATTTGGAATTGTCCCTGGATGCAGCCTCTTTGATgtcctttccatctttcccagggaAAgaccatggctttttttttttttaagtcctgacCCACATCCAGCATCCTCACCTTGACCCACCTGCAGGCTAGGATGGACCTTTTACAGGAAGCACATCCCTGTGGCCTCTTGCCTGCCCTCAACTGGCCTCTTGTGGCCACATTCAAGTCATTTCTGCCCTATTTTTAAAACCCCGAACTAAGCCCCAGTTAATTCATTGCAGAAAGATGAACGCAGGGAAAAAGATTCACAGAAAGTGCTGAGGGCTTTTAGATTTTCAGATCTTAGTCTTCAGGAGCAGGATACTGGTTCCCTGTGGCCCTTCCAGGCAGACCGGGCCACTCCAGAGGGCACTGGGGAATAGGAACTTCGGGGTAGGAGGTATCATTCCGCGTCACTGCAGCCCCGTGAGTTAAGACTAGATTCAATCTTAAAAGTGAATGAATGGCTGAGGCCTGAGCCAGGGCCCTGCACCACCACCCTGTCCTTGGAAAAGCTCGGTAAAATCAGATGCGCAAGCTTTGAACGCCGCGTGGAGAAAGCGAGGGGAGCTCCGGGAGGGTCTCTGGGGCGTGGGTGGGGGGCACCAGGCCCCGGGAGCCTTCGCcgcggggggggggtggggtgggggggtggggaggtgtggCTCCCCCTCGGCAGGGGCGGGGTCAGGGTGGGCGGGGCCTCCGCTTCCGTTCCCGCGGGCCGGGCCGCTAGGGGGCGCGCTCCCCGAGGGCGGGCCCTCGCCGCCGCCCGCGCTTGGCCCCTGCGGGCCGCCGTCGCCGCGCTCCGACTCCGCTGCAGCGCGGCCCCGCGGCGTCTGGTTCACAGGGCTGTCGGTGGCGCTGTCGACGCGCAGCTGGGGCGCCCGCCGGCTGCCGGCGGGGTCAGCGATGGCCCCCTGAACGGGCCCGAGCGGGCGGCGGCGGAGGGCGGGCGGGTGCCGCGGCGCAGGCCCCGGGTCGGCGGACGGAGGCCGGGCCGCGGCCTCTTTgtctcggcggcggcggcggcggcggctgtcGCGTCCGCGGGGGCTCCGGAGCGGAAGTCCGTCGGCGCTCCCGGCGACCCGGCCGCCGCGGCTGCACCATGAGCGACATCCGCCACTCGCTGCTGCGCCGCGACGCGCTGAGCGCCGCCAAGGAGGTGCTGTACCACCTGGACATCTATTTCAGCAGCCAGCTGCAGAGCGCGCCGCTGCCCATCGTGGACAAGGGCCCCGTGGAGCTGCTCGAGGAGTTCGTGTTCCAGGTGCCCAAGGAGCGCGGCGCGCAGCCCAAGGTGCGCCGGGCGGCCGGCAGGCCCCTCGCCCCGATCCGTGAACCCCGGCTCCCTTCTTCCCGGTGACAAGCGTCGACCGCACCGCGAGCTCCCTTCGCAGCAGCGGCTCCGTCCTAGCCCTTGGCCTGGTTCTTTCAGCAACGGCCAATTTGCCCGTCTTGGGGGTGTGTGAGCCCTGCGTCTCCAAGGTTTTGTTAAAGGAAGAGACAGTAGGTCACCGTGAATCCCACAGGGTGATGCATAATGACGCAGAGGGACATTTCCCTAGGTTTAACAATCGAGTTCTACTCCGTGGCACCCGGGCTTTAGGGAGGTGAAAAGTTCCCTGGGGGAAAATAGTGTGTTTTCTTACCGTGTGAATTAATTAATACGCTTCgtttctccctccttctcccgGATTTGTTTTACAGAGATTAAATTCACTGCAGGAGCTCCAACTTCTTGAAATCATGTGCAATTATTTCCAGGAGCAAACCAAGGACTCTGTCCGGCAGATTATTTTTTCATCCCTTTTCAGTCCCCAAGGGAACAAAGCGGATGACAGCCGGATGAGCTTGTTGGGAAAACTTGTCTCTATGGCAGTGGCTGTGTGTCGAATCCCAGTGTTGGAGTGTGCAGCGTCCTGGCTCCAGGTACTTCTGCAAGTCTCTGAAGATgtttctctcatagctcagttggtaaagaatttgcctgcatgcaggagaccccggttcgatttctgggtcgggaagatcccctggagaggggataggctaacccactccagtagtctctggcttaccttgtggctcagctggtaaagaatccacccgccatgcaggagacctgggttcaatccctgggtttggaagatcctctggagaaggaaaaggctacccactccaatattctagcctggagaattccagggactatacagtccatggggttgcaaagagtcagaggtgactgagcgactttcactttcactttggtttctagagaatttttttccctatgttaaagaatccacggaaaacaacaaaattctgtacattaattatccttcagtaaaaaaaaaaaaaaaaaaaaaatccacctgccggtATAGGAGATGAAGGAAActcacatttgatccctgggtggggaatatcccctggagaacgaagtggcaacccactccagtattcttgttttttATAGTTAGATTAGTAAGCCTATGAGTTGTTCCAGAGTGCCACTTCTAAGTTGATTGCTCTTCTAATGGATGTGGACATAGAagccttctagagtatttttaaatatctaaggGGAAATAAGGTAAACCcgcctgcagatgcaggagacataagagacatgggttcgatccctgggtcgtgaagatcccctgaaggaggaaatggcaacccactgcagtattcttgcctggagaatccaatggacagaggagcctggcaggctacagtccatggggtcacaaagagtcagacacgcctggaGCCAACTCTGCACACGCGTAGTAAATTGTGTGTTGGGTAGTTTTTTGGAAGatctattttgttttgcttttttgttactCAAAGTTGTTGAAAAATTCCTAATCCATTTAGAGTAATTATTAACTCAAAATTTTATTAACGTGGTCCTCAGCTAACTTAACAGAATTTACCACATTCAGTTTCTCAAACTTGCTTCATTCCCAAGGCCTTGATgacatttgtgtttttaaaaaatttatctcaGTGTTTTTTCCTATGATCTTATTCGTCTTTAACATTGGGCTAGTAAAAATGCATATTGTTCTCTGTAGCACACAGGTAAATCTTAGTGAAACGTACCTTAATTGTCACTATTCTGATTTCTAGGGCCCCTGAACTCATCTCTCGTGTTGTCTTTAACCTCGAGATAACCTTTATCCCTTGGCAACCTAGCTTAAGTCAAGTTTAACACCTTGAAATTCATCCTGTGATTTTCCATTTATCTCTTGTGGTGCTGTTGTACTGGCAATCTAGCAAAGTGAAAGCAGATGTTAACGGGAAAGGGTCTTGTGGCTTGGGTCAGGGTTTGACACCCCTTGACACGCGCTGCAGCTTCCTCCGAGGAAAGGTGTAGGGATGGCTGGCTTAGTGCCTAAATGAACAGCCTGGTCTGACACCCTGCCGACACCCTGACACCCAGGCCCTGTTTCAGCCCTGGAACTATGGCATCCTGAGCAACTGCTGAATGTGGCTACAGGTTGGCATCTGACCAGGAGGGGAAAAGGACCGGAGGGTGGTGATGTAGGAACCTGTACTAGGAGAAGATTGTAAGAAAAATTGAGACAGTGCTGCGGTAAGTCACATGACAGTTCACAGACTCCTAAAGCACGTCAAAGTGATACCAACTGTTAATTTTTACCTTTAGAGTCTTATCTGTAGGGTTACAAAAACGGTCATTTCCCCACTTGAAGTCAAGAATGACTTTTCCCAAGTAGACGTCAAAGCAGGGCTCAGCAGGCCTTTCAGGTAAAGGGCAAGACAGTCAGCCTCCTAGGCTTTGCGGGTCCTGTGATCTCTGTCACCCCTGCTCAGCTCTGCCCTCGTGGCACAGGAGCagggctgtgtttcaataaaacaaaagcaggtGGCAGGGAGGATTTGGTCTGCAGGCTTTCGCTTGCCAGTCCCTGCTTCCGAGTAAGCCGGTCACATCTTCTTCCCTGCCTGGGAGGGGTCCTGCCGGTTCTGGTCTTCACCGCGTGTTCATGGTTGCACGTGCGCGGGCGCTCCGCACCCCTAGTTACTGGCCTGTGGCTTCCTTGCAGCGGACGCCCGTGGCCTACTGCGTGCGGCTGGCCCGGGCCCTCGTGGATGACTACTGCTGCCTGGTGCCAGGCTCCGTCCAGACGCTGAGGCAGATACTCAGCGCCAGCCCTCGCTTCTGCTGCCAGTTCATCACCTCTGTCACCGCACTGTACGACCTGTCATCAGGTAAGCTTGGAAATGGCTTCAGCTGACTGCCAGTGGCATGTACACTGACCACCCAGCCAGCAAATgctttgtctttttatctttccCTCTGCAATGTGTACTTTATTTCAGGCTAAAAGCTAAAGGCATGGGCTACTTAGATCTCTGGGATTTCCTAATGGGGAACTCTCCTTAGTGAATCCCATCTGGCTGACTCTGAACAGTCCGGGTGGCAGACAGCCCAGCAAGCTAGGGTCTGGTGTCTGGGATGGGTGGCTGGACTTGGCAGCACCCCGCCATGGCAGGGCACCTTTCCTGGCCCTCTCCACAGAGGCAAGAGCACTCAACAGCTGGGAACAGTGTTCAGGTCCTTTGTCTTCTCATAGGAAAGATTTAGTTCAAGCAAGTTCACAGCATCGCAGTTGCCCTTTCTTCAGTTACTCCAGGGCAACAAGAACAGAAATTGGTTTTAACATTGGATTAATAAATGGATTAATTAACATGTGCAGAAGGAAAAAGTGTTCACAGAATACCACTCACATGCTCGAATGGATGTGAGACGTGGTATTTTTCTCTTATGTCAGCTTGCCAGTCTGATATGTCAGtgatgtctgttttcttttttaaaccgcTGCCAACGTGTGATTGGCATACAAGAAGCTCtctgtttttgtatgtgtgtaatGTGATGAGTTTGGAGCCACGGAAATCACCGGCTACAGGGCGGTGGCCCAGAGGGCGGGCATGGAGTCCGCCAGCAGCACAGTGGTTGCCATGGCCAGCGCTCGGGTAATGGGAAGGCCTACCTGGGGTGTCTCCACCTCCAAAACCCCAAAATGAAAGGAGCTCACCTAACCAAACAACACCCTCCTGCCCGATGGGTGCagagaactcaggtctccctgaAGCAAGACTGTGGAGATGGGTTCCTCAggtacacacacgtgtgtacacAGAGCACATGTGTACAAGTGCTGTGTACAGGCTCTGGAGATGCCTCAGCTGAGATGtgtgcagggctggggaggggctagGTTGCTGGAAAAGTGGGTCTGAGACTTGGCATTTCCCAGATGGACACGTCTTGTGAAGTCGAGGGGACAGACTCAGAGTCACCAGTGTTTACCTCGCCAAGTCCAACTCATAGACAGCTGCTGCCTCCTGATACCGTCATTCATAGCAGCAGGGAACGGGCGGTTCATTCACAAACCAGCAGATAATCTTAGGGGAGAGGCCAGTGGCCCCTGTGAAAGAGCATCTAGGGGGCTGACACCGACGTGGGGCTCACTCCCCCCAGCTCTCCAGTCTCAAGCATGGCCCTGGACCACAGCAGCCTGGCAGGGACTCCGTCAGTCTTAGCTTTGTCATGAGCTGAAGGCTGCACAGCCCCGGGGACAGGAGGCCGGGGGTCTGCTGCTTTGCGCACAGACAGCCCGGGGGCAGTATGCAGCCATCCCAGGATAGGTGGTGTCGCCTCGCTGTTAAAAGCCTCCTGGGGTCAGGTCTGGGCCCaccatgtacttttttttttttttttggccacgccatgtggcatgtgggatcttccctgacaaGGAATTTagtctgggccccctgcactgggagggaggagtcttaatccctggactgCTGGAGAAGTCGCCCCACTGTGTACTTTTAGTGAGTCTGGAGGAAATGACTTCACATCTCGGTGTCTCAGCTTCCTTATTCTTTATATAATAGATGAGTTGTTTGAGGGTTGAGTTAATCCATGTGAAGGAGACTGGTGCCTGGCACGTGGTTAACTCAGAATGAGCATCAGCATTTGTCGTTATAATTTCTCTGTTTTGCTGTGGAATGTCCCAGGTCTCGGGGATCACAGGAGGCCAGGCTTAGCTTAGACAGGGGCTGGCAGCTAACATTAGCAGCGGACAGATCACTGTCTGGACTCTGAGCTGCTCCCCGAAGGCCACCGTAACGGTCACCAAACCTATTCGGTGACAGGTGATGAGCTGGCGGCAGAAGCGAGGGCTGGTGCTGAACATCTGCTTCAGCGTCTGAAGGATCCTGGTGCCAGGCAGCAGGAGTCGTGCCGGAGGCCCGGGCTGACCGCACACAATAGACCACAGGGGACACCAGACACGGACGAAAGCGACTCCCCGGGAAGGGGGGACGTGTGGTAGCGGTTTTAGATATAGATCGTTACTGTTGTGCagccgctcagtcgcgtctgactctctgcgaccccatggactgcagcgcgccaggcttccctgtccatcaccatctcccagagtctgctcaaactcatgtccattgagttggtgatgccatccaagcatctcattctctattggccccatctcctcctgccttcaatctttcccagcaccagggtcttttccagtggaatAAAAACCCCCTAGTTACAGAGAgtggatttttatttaaattgacacatgggatcttcaagGGATAATGGAGTTCTTGGGAATTTTCTGCTTAACACGTTTCTTGAGCCCTGCCATGGCCAGGCTGGGGGTCCCAGGATGCTGAGTCAGGTGAGAACCAGCCCTCAGGAGGGGTTGTTCCAGGAGAGGAATCAGAGGCACACCATCTTCAGGAGAGGACAGAGGCACAGGGTATCGGGTGGTGAGTCCTGTGAGCTAGGAAGTCCATCTTCCCATCTCCTGCTGTCCCTGAGGACCCTTCTGAATGAACGCATCTTTGTTTGCAGACGATCTCATCCCCCCGTTGGACCTGCTTGAGATGATCGTCAACTGGATCTTGGAGGACCCCAGGTTGATCCTCATCACCTTCCTGAATACTCCAATTGCTGCCAACCTCCCGATAGGATTTTTAGAGCTCACGCCGCTCACCGGATTGATCCGCTGGTGCGTGAAGGCCCCCCTGGCtcacaaaaggaagaagaagaccCCCTTAGCCAATGGCCACGTCGCCGCCAAAGTCCCGAAGGACTCGGGCGGGGCGGAGCGGGCCGCTCACCTGCTGTACTCCAAGCTGCACCTCAGCGTGCTGCAGGTGCTCCTGATGCTGCAGGCGCACCTGACCGAGAAGAACCTGTACGGCCGCCTGGGGCTCGTCCTCTTTGACCACATGGTCCCGCTGGTGGAGGAGGTGAACAGGTTGGCCGATGAACTGAACCCCCTCAACGCCTCCCAGGAGATCGAGCTCGCCCTGGACCGGCTTGCACAGGCTCTGCAGGTGGCCATGGCCTCCGGGGCCCTGCTGTGCACAAGAGGTGGGTGATGGCCTGGCCGGGcccccctggggtggggggtgccacCCCCTCTGGGGAGggaaataggggcttccctcccccccaaaaaaaaccctaaaaaaaggattgaaaaaaaaaacaaaaacaaaacaaaaccaaaataggGTCTCCTGGACAAGGACTTCTTTCCTCTGGTTTTAAATCGTCTTGCTTCTTGGTGACTGCAGGGAGGAGGGCAGAAGTCCTGGGACGCCTCCAGGTAGAACCCCGCAGCGAGACATCTTGGTGTCTCCTGGCTGTTTTGCCCAGACCCGGGGCTCCTCCAGAGCGTGGATAATAACAGCTGCATGTCCttcctccaagggaatcttctttttgtgcagttcttttcTATTGTGGCATAatttatatacagtggaatacatGATCAAGTACAGGAAACATTCCCATCACCTGTTTAGAGGGTTCCTCAATTCTCCTATGTTCAGTGCTGGAACTCGCCCGGGAGCATGACCCGGTGTTGATGACACGCCCGCCTTTGCTCTTTGAGCGCCGGCTCCCAGCCCTTGACGGCAGTCCCACGTGTGCTTCATATCTCCCTCTTAGCCTTGATCCGCTTTCTCTGGGCCCTTCCCCAGCCATCTGACGGGTTCTCAGCAGAGCCGCCCTCTTTCCTAAGTGATGTCTTCTCTTGGGGGCCTGGCGTGTTAAAGCAAATACGGAAGAAAAATGAGAGCCCGGTTTCCGAGCAGTGGTAGATGAGAGTGAGGCACTGTGACTGTCCTGCCGGCGGCCTTGAACATCCGGGAGCTTCTCCCCTTGTCTCCCAGCTGT from Bos javanicus breed banteng chromosome 25, ARS-OSU_banteng_1.0, whole genome shotgun sequence harbors:
- the INTS15 gene encoding integrator complex subunit 15 isoform X1 — translated: MSDIRHSLLRRDALSAAKEVLYHLDIYFSSQLQSAPLPIVDKGPVELLEEFVFQVPKERGAQPKRLNSLQELQLLEIMCNYFQEQTKDSVRQIIFSSLFSPQGNKADDSRMSLLGKLVSMAVAVCRIPVLECAASWLQRTPVAYCVRLARALVDDYCCLVPGSVQTLRQILSASPRFCCQFITSVTALYDLSSDDLIPPLDLLEMIVNWILEDPRLILITFLNTPIAANLPIGFLELTPLTGLIRWCVKAPLAHKRKKKTPLANGHVAAKVPKDSGGAERAAHLLYSKLHLSVLQVLLMLQAHLTEKNLYGRLGLVLFDHMVPLVEEVNRLADELNPLNASQEIELALDRLAQALQVAMASGALLCTRDDLRTLCSRLPHNNLLQLVISGPVQQSPHTALPPGFYPHIHTPPLGYGAVPAHPAAHPALPTHPGHTFISGMTFPFRPIH
- the INTS15 gene encoding integrator complex subunit 15 isoform X2 translates to MSDIRHSLLRRDALSAAKEVLYHLDIYFSSQLQSAPLPIVDKGPVELLEEFVFQVPKERGAQPKRLNSLQELQLLEIMCNYFQEQTKDSVRQIIFSSLFSPQGNKADDSRMSLLGKLVSMAVAVCRIPVLECAASWLQRTPVAYCVRLARALVDDYCCLVPGSVQTLRQILSASPRFCCQFITSVTALYDLSSDDLIPPLDLLEMIVNWILEDPRLILITFLNTPIAANLPIGFLELTPLTGLIRWCVKAPLAHKRKKKTPLANGHVAAKVPKDSGGAERAAHLLYSKLHLSVLQVLLMLQAHLTEKNLYGRLGLVLFDHMVPLVEEVNRLADELNPLNASQEIELALDRLAQALQVAMASGALLCTRDDLRTLCSRLPHNKDTWEIGNVTSEAWSAGQLGCAVVSGSLCPHGLQHPFPGPPPSPGACSN